Proteins encoded together in one Impatiens glandulifera chromosome 1, dImpGla2.1, whole genome shotgun sequence window:
- the LOC124920514 gene encoding lipase-like PAD4 isoform X1 → MEADNSSSFESSEMQAMFLASTPLLSESWKFCNHINTAAAAGSFVVSPAAAGEVVYVAFSGVQLDQTCLNLVPLDNTFTDDLFCALHRRDKPAMVHAGYLHLFLNLIRCPNFQNQIGEILKKSKSIVFTGHSIGGVLASLSALWFLSSLQTTKSNMSVLCVTFGSPFLGNETLSRAILEQRWGGNFCHVVAKQDINVLTTLISSQIHFSLWPFGGYMFCSRQGAIFLENATSVVKMIHLMVKTVDHNLDHDQDHLNYGDYIGKLSFQFLRREDRFIEEGKSSYETGIILALQSSEISNQELCFEEAKDCLRTARTLGRAPNMNMAKLSNKLAEITPLRAQIQWYKEICDKKGEKLGYYDTFKRRGDSKKEMKINMCRLRLGAFWDNVIKMVENNKLPYDIHKRGKYVMASLFYKLLVEPLDIAEYYRSGEHRVNGNYLQYGRERRYLILDKWWNDLNDGEIRKYERSTFASLTQDSCFWAKVEEAIKWVYCIRNESDKSKLYRLWENLNEFENYAMGMVVRKEVSIDVVQANSSYSLWLREWGELKSQFQPFQSHSTTAFELDVAN, encoded by the exons TGGTTTACGTAGCTTTCTCCGGCGTCCAGCTTGAtcagacttgtttgaatttAGTCCCACTCGATAACACCTTCACTGACGACCTATTCTGCGCCCTTCATCGCCGGGATAAGCCGGCGATGGTTCACGCTGGATATCTTCATCTGTTCTTGAACCTAATTCGTTGCCCTAATTTTCAGAATCag ATAGGTGAAATTCTGAAGAAAAGCAAGTCAATAGTGTTCACAGGGCACTCCATTGGAGGAGTATTGGCCTCTCTCTCGGCCCTTTGGTTCCTCTCTTCCCTCCAAACCACAAAATCCAATATGTCTGTCCTTTGTGTTACATTCGGCTCGCCTTTTCTAGGAAACGAGACACTCTCCCGCGCCATCCTAGAACAAAGATGGGGAGGCAACTTCTGTCATGTGGTAGCCAAACAAGACATTAATGTCCTTACGACCTTAATTAGCAGCCAGATCCATTTTTCATTATGGCCTTTTGGAGGCTACATGTTTTGTTCTAGACAAGGTGCCATCTTCTTAGAAAATGCCACCTCTGTCGTCAAGATGATACATTTGATGGTCAAGACAGTAGATCACAACCTCGACCACGACCAGGACCATCTCAATTATGGGGACTATATAGGGAAACTTTCATTTCAGTTCTTGAGAAGGGAAGATCGTTTCATAGAAGAGGGGAAGTCCAGCTATGAAACCGGCATCATATTGGCTCTTCAATCCTCAGAAATCTCAAATCAG GAATTGTGCTTTGAAGAAGCGAAAGATTGCTTGAGGACAGCAAGGACACTAGGCCGGGCTCCAAACATGAACATGGCAAAGTTAAGTAATAAATTGGCAGAAATCACGCCATTGAGAGCCCAGATACAATGGTATAAAGAAATATGCGACAAGAAGGGCGAGAAGCTCGGGTATTACGACACCTTCAAGCGAAGAGGGGACTcgaaaaaagaaatgaaaatcaACATGTGTCGACTAAGGCTAGGGGCATTCTGGGACAATGTGATTAAGATGGTGGAGAATAATAAACTTCCTTATGACATTCACAAGAGAGGAAAATACGTAATGGCGTCTCTGTTCTACAAACTTCTGGTGGAACCGTTAGACATAGCTGAGTATTATCGAAGTGGGGAGCATCGTGTAAACGGGAACTATCTTCAGTATGGAAGGGAAAGAAGGTACTTGATCTTGGACAAGTGGTGGAATGATTTAAACGATGGAGAGATAAGGAAGTATGAGAGGAGTACATTTGCTAGCTTAACACAAGACAGTTGTTTCTGGGCGAAAGTGGAGGAAGCGATTAAATGGGTGTACTGTATTAGGAACGAGAGCGACAAGAGTAAGCTTTACAGGTTGTGGGAGAATctaaatgaatttgaaaattatgcAATGGGAATGGTGGTGAGGAAAGAGGTGTCCATAGATGTGGTGCAAGCAAATTCAAGTTATAGTCTATGGTTGAGAGAATGGGGAGAATTGAAATCACAATTCCAACCATTTCAAAGCCATTCAACGACTGCTTTCGAGCTCGATGTAGCGAATTGA
- the LOC124920514 gene encoding lipase-like PAD4 isoform X2 — MEADNSSFESSEMQAMFLASTPLLSESWKFCNHINTAAAAGSFVVSPAAAGEVVYVAFSGVQLDQTCLNLVPLDNTFTDDLFCALHRRDKPAMVHAGYLHLFLNLIRCPNFQNQIGEILKKSKSIVFTGHSIGGVLASLSALWFLSSLQTTKSNMSVLCVTFGSPFLGNETLSRAILEQRWGGNFCHVVAKQDINVLTTLISSQIHFSLWPFGGYMFCSRQGAIFLENATSVVKMIHLMVKTVDHNLDHDQDHLNYGDYIGKLSFQFLRREDRFIEEGKSSYETGIILALQSSEISNQELCFEEAKDCLRTARTLGRAPNMNMAKLSNKLAEITPLRAQIQWYKEICDKKGEKLGYYDTFKRRGDSKKEMKINMCRLRLGAFWDNVIKMVENNKLPYDIHKRGKYVMASLFYKLLVEPLDIAEYYRSGEHRVNGNYLQYGRERRYLILDKWWNDLNDGEIRKYERSTFASLTQDSCFWAKVEEAIKWVYCIRNESDKSKLYRLWENLNEFENYAMGMVVRKEVSIDVVQANSSYSLWLREWGELKSQFQPFQSHSTTAFELDVAN; from the exons TGGTTTACGTAGCTTTCTCCGGCGTCCAGCTTGAtcagacttgtttgaatttAGTCCCACTCGATAACACCTTCACTGACGACCTATTCTGCGCCCTTCATCGCCGGGATAAGCCGGCGATGGTTCACGCTGGATATCTTCATCTGTTCTTGAACCTAATTCGTTGCCCTAATTTTCAGAATCag ATAGGTGAAATTCTGAAGAAAAGCAAGTCAATAGTGTTCACAGGGCACTCCATTGGAGGAGTATTGGCCTCTCTCTCGGCCCTTTGGTTCCTCTCTTCCCTCCAAACCACAAAATCCAATATGTCTGTCCTTTGTGTTACATTCGGCTCGCCTTTTCTAGGAAACGAGACACTCTCCCGCGCCATCCTAGAACAAAGATGGGGAGGCAACTTCTGTCATGTGGTAGCCAAACAAGACATTAATGTCCTTACGACCTTAATTAGCAGCCAGATCCATTTTTCATTATGGCCTTTTGGAGGCTACATGTTTTGTTCTAGACAAGGTGCCATCTTCTTAGAAAATGCCACCTCTGTCGTCAAGATGATACATTTGATGGTCAAGACAGTAGATCACAACCTCGACCACGACCAGGACCATCTCAATTATGGGGACTATATAGGGAAACTTTCATTTCAGTTCTTGAGAAGGGAAGATCGTTTCATAGAAGAGGGGAAGTCCAGCTATGAAACCGGCATCATATTGGCTCTTCAATCCTCAGAAATCTCAAATCAG GAATTGTGCTTTGAAGAAGCGAAAGATTGCTTGAGGACAGCAAGGACACTAGGCCGGGCTCCAAACATGAACATGGCAAAGTTAAGTAATAAATTGGCAGAAATCACGCCATTGAGAGCCCAGATACAATGGTATAAAGAAATATGCGACAAGAAGGGCGAGAAGCTCGGGTATTACGACACCTTCAAGCGAAGAGGGGACTcgaaaaaagaaatgaaaatcaACATGTGTCGACTAAGGCTAGGGGCATTCTGGGACAATGTGATTAAGATGGTGGAGAATAATAAACTTCCTTATGACATTCACAAGAGAGGAAAATACGTAATGGCGTCTCTGTTCTACAAACTTCTGGTGGAACCGTTAGACATAGCTGAGTATTATCGAAGTGGGGAGCATCGTGTAAACGGGAACTATCTTCAGTATGGAAGGGAAAGAAGGTACTTGATCTTGGACAAGTGGTGGAATGATTTAAACGATGGAGAGATAAGGAAGTATGAGAGGAGTACATTTGCTAGCTTAACACAAGACAGTTGTTTCTGGGCGAAAGTGGAGGAAGCGATTAAATGGGTGTACTGTATTAGGAACGAGAGCGACAAGAGTAAGCTTTACAGGTTGTGGGAGAATctaaatgaatttgaaaattatgcAATGGGAATGGTGGTGAGGAAAGAGGTGTCCATAGATGTGGTGCAAGCAAATTCAAGTTATAGTCTATGGTTGAGAGAATGGGGAGAATTGAAATCACAATTCCAACCATTTCAAAGCCATTCAACGACTGCTTTCGAGCTCGATGTAGCGAATTGA
- the LOC124920515 gene encoding psbP domain-containing protein 2, chloroplastic, whose product MALSDFQFLVSSRPPKQLFRLNPSRRRFFSSVSYSCAAAAAISPTDDDEEPQERNVVHSIQLSKRNLYLAAAAIFSSVSVSEFSKAMAQDFDLQRYTDSTQGFTILKPSSWIQVEKAGATALFEEPNQGSNNIGIVVNPVRITRLEDFGSPEFVADKLIQAEKRKESTKDAQVIAYSERSGMEDIKVYEFEYKLDSTRGGMKRIFSAAFVSSKKLHLLNISHSDKPESPLDAYTRSLLEQVLHSFNPT is encoded by the exons ATGGCGTTATCAGATTTTCAGTTCTTGGTCTCTTCACGACCTCCAAAGCAGTTATTTCGACTGAATCCCAGCCGCCGACGATTCTTCTCTTCTGTTTCCTACTCGTGTGCTGCTGCTGCTGCGATTTCACCtactgatgatgatgaagaaccaCAAGAACGGAATGTTGTACACTCAATTCAATTAAGCAAGAGGAACCTCTATCTCGCCGCTGCTGCAATTTTCTCCTCCGTTTCCGTCTCTGAATTCTCCAAGGCAATGGCTCAAGATTTTGACCTTCAAAGATACACTGATTCCACACAAGGCTTCACTATCCTAAAACCTTCTTCATGGATTCAG GTCGAAAAGGCAGGAGCGACTGCTCTCTTCGAGGAGCCAAATCAAGGCTCAAACAACATTGGAATTGTGGTCAATCCGGTTCGTATAACAAGACTTGAAGATTTTGGATCTCCAGAATTTGTAGCAGATAAGCTCATTCAAGCTGAAAAAAGAAAG GAAAGTACGAAAGATGCTCAAGTAATTGCTTATTCTGAGAGATCAGGAATGGAAGATATAAAAGTATACGAGTTTGAATACAAACTTGACAGCACAAGAGgtggaatgaagagaatattttCAGCAGCATTTGTTTCATCCAAGAAGCTTCATCTCCTAAACATTTCTCATTCTGACAAACCAGAATCACCATTAGATGCATATACAAGATCACTCTTGGAACAAGTTCTTCATTCCTTCAATCCCACATGA
- the LOC124921772 gene encoding RNA polymerase II transcriptional coactivator KIWI-like, with product MSKWGKRKEKDYGSEGGAPARKAPRKDSVDESDEDTIVACEISNTRRVSVRNWQGNVMVDIREFYLKDGKKLPGKKGISLSMDQWNVLRQHIDEIDKAVGDKS from the exons ATGTCGAAATGGGGAAAAAGAAAGGAGAAAGATTACGGTTCCGAGGGCGGCGCTCCAGCCAGGAAGGCTCCAAGGAAAGATTCTGTCGATGAATCCGACGAGGATACCATCGTCGCCTGTGAA ATTTCCAATACTCGTAGGGTATCTGTGAGGAACTGGCAAGGAAATGTCATGGTAGATATCAGAGAGTTCTATCTTAAAGATGGAAAGAAATTGCCTGGCAAGAAAG GAATTTCACTAAGCATGGACCAG TGGAATGTACTTCGTCAGCACATTGATGAAATTGACAAAGCAGTTGGTGATAAAAGTTAG
- the LOC124920764 gene encoding chaperone protein dnaJ GFA2, mitochondrial-like, with the protein MSRSNGVRLIRCFTPRSLLDDFPFSVCDSFVRVGCRTFSSSGGIPGFYSGNVNERSWLRYGMLKSCWVAGMTRAIHGTAYMAAKDYYDVLGVSRNATSSEIKKAYYGLAKQLHPDTNKNDPEAEKKFQDVQKAYEVLKDEDKRSQYDQVGHDTFEQSMNGGGPGGGPGGFEWGPGFNPFGDMFRDGMFNIFNSRNIGGKDVKVAVELSFMEAVQGCTKTLTFQTELSCEACGGAGVPPGTKPEICKSCRGSGITTKVAGAFRVQMTCSSCHGTGKVVKNFCKSCNGEKIVRGAKTVKLDVIPGVDDGETIKIYRSGGADPEGNQPGDLYVTLKVQQDPVFRREGQDIHVDATLSIPQAVLGGTIQVPTLTGDVVLKVRSGTQPGQKVVLKRKGIKTRNSYTYGDQYVHFTISIPKNLTPRQYQLIEEFAKEEQRGDENRSAASSGSN; encoded by the exons ATGTCCCGCTCTAATGGCGTCAGGCTCATCCGATGCTTCACTCCTCGCTCTCTACTCGATGATTTCCCATTTTCC GTATGTGACTCGTTTGTTCGAGTAGGTTGCAGGACATTTAGTTCGTCCGGAGGAATTCCTGGATTTTATTCTGGAAATG TAAACGAGAGAAGTTGGCTGAGATATGGAATGTTGAAATCTTGCTGGGTAGCTGGCATGACAAGAGCCATACATGGAACTG CATATATGGCTGCTAAAGATTATTACGATGTTCTCGGTGTAAGCAGGAACGCTACTTCCTCAGAGATCAAGAAAGCTTATTATGGG CTTGCAAAGCAGTTGCATCCAGATACAAACAAAAATGACCCCGAGGCTGAAAAAAAGTTTCAAGATGTCCAAAAGGCATACGAG GTTCTCAAGGATGAAGATAAGCGTTCACAATACGACCAG GTTGGTCATGATACTTTTGAACAATCCATGAATGGTGGCGGACCTGGTGGTGGTCCTGGTGGCTTTGAGTGGGGCCCTGGTTTTAATCCATTCGGTGACATGTTTAGAGATGGt ATGTTCAATATATTCAATTCCCGGAACATTGGTGGAAAAGATGTCAAG GTTGCAGTTGAACTTTCTTTCATGGAAGCAGTTCAAGGATGCACTAAAACTTTAACATTTCAAACAGAGTTGTCCTGTGAAGCTTGTG GTGGAGCTGGGGTTCCTCCTGGAACCAAACCTGAAATTTGCAAGAGCTGCAGAGGCTCAGGAATT ACGACCAAGGTAGCTGGGGCATTTAGGGTGCAAATGACTTGTTCCTCCTGTCATGGAACCGGGAAAGTTGTTAAG AACTTTTGTAAGTCTTGCAATGGAGAGAAAATAGTGAGAGGAGCAAAAACGGTCAAACTGGATGTGATACCAG GAGTAGATGATGGTGAGACTATCAAGATCTACAGAAGTGGTGGAGCAGATCCTGAGGGAAATCAACCTGGCGATCTTTATGTTACTTTGAAG GTTCAACAAGACCCTGTCTTCCGAAGAGAAGGGCAGGACATTCATGTTGATGCTACATTAAGTATTCCTCAG GCAGTTTTAGGTGGAACTATCCAGGTTCCAACTCTTACAGGAGATGTTGTTCTCAAG GTCCGATCTGGCACTCAACCTGGTCAAAAGGTGGTCCTGAAAAGAAAAG GGATAAAAACAAGAAATTCTTACACTTATGGTGATCAATATGTGCACTTCACTATCAGCATCCCAAA GAATCTGACTCCAAGACAATACCAATTAATTGAGGAATTTGCTAAAGAAGAGCAAAGGGGGGATGAAAATAGATCTGCAGCATCTTCTGGTTCAAACTAA